A single window of Rhodococcus jostii RHA1 DNA harbors:
- a CDS encoding SRPBCC family protein yields MTSAAKKLQEAAPGDGDGASSVLQEAMQRLVGTVAEKALSSVSDKVANTSGRLTEYAENGGEGGLLAALTGSEKSDDDESDDDESPDESDTGGGWWEGAKQTVKDKASDLKDAVTGGGGGGSGKGKKLKLTNIVETIDVGVPVQLAYNQWTQFADFPSFMKKVERVEQESDEKLEWKAQIFLSHRTWEATILEQVPDERIVWRSKGAKGFIDGAVTFHEVTPDLTRIVLILEYHPKGLFEKTGNLWRAQGRRARLELKHFARHVMTQSILHPDDVEGWRGEIRDGQVVEPEEDEAETEDEQAESQPDEGEEDEGEEPEADEDEYEEPEAEDEYEEPEETDETEDEEPEAEEDEADEDEGEEAVDEEAEAPAPARRGRPRKTAAASEPPKRRGRPRKTAASGEDTAPARRGRPRKTAATKSAASRRGARR; encoded by the coding sequence ATGACGAGCGCCGCGAAGAAACTACAAGAGGCCGCACCGGGTGACGGGGACGGCGCGTCGAGCGTGCTGCAGGAAGCAATGCAGAGACTGGTCGGCACGGTCGCCGAGAAGGCACTGTCCTCGGTCTCGGACAAGGTGGCGAACACCTCCGGGCGGCTCACCGAGTACGCCGAGAACGGCGGCGAAGGAGGGCTGCTCGCCGCCCTCACCGGTTCCGAGAAATCGGATGACGATGAGTCGGATGACGATGAGTCACCGGACGAGTCCGACACCGGTGGCGGCTGGTGGGAGGGCGCCAAGCAGACGGTCAAGGACAAGGCGTCCGACCTCAAGGACGCGGTCACCGGCGGTGGTGGTGGCGGTAGCGGAAAAGGCAAGAAGCTGAAGTTGACCAACATCGTCGAAACGATCGATGTCGGGGTCCCGGTTCAGCTGGCCTACAACCAATGGACCCAATTCGCCGACTTTCCGTCGTTCATGAAGAAGGTCGAACGGGTCGAACAGGAATCGGACGAGAAGCTCGAGTGGAAGGCGCAGATCTTCCTGTCGCACCGAACCTGGGAAGCGACGATCCTCGAGCAGGTTCCCGACGAGCGGATCGTGTGGCGCTCGAAGGGCGCCAAGGGGTTCATCGACGGTGCGGTGACGTTCCACGAGGTGACCCCGGATCTCACCCGCATCGTTCTGATTCTCGAGTATCACCCGAAGGGGTTGTTCGAGAAGACGGGAAACCTGTGGCGTGCGCAGGGACGCCGAGCACGGCTGGAATTGAAACACTTTGCACGCCACGTCATGACGCAGTCGATCCTCCATCCCGACGACGTCGAGGGCTGGCGCGGAGAGATCCGGGACGGTCAGGTGGTCGAGCCCGAAGAGGACGAGGCGGAAACGGAAGACGAACAGGCCGAAAGCCAGCCGGACGAGGGCGAAGAGGACGAGGGCGAGGAGCCCGAGGCAGACGAGGACGAGTACGAGGAGCCCGAGGCAGAGGACGAGTACGAGGAGCCGGAGGAAACAGACGAGACCGAAGATGAGGAGCCCGAGGCAGAGGAAGACGAGGCTGACGAGGACGAGGGTGAGGAAGCGGTCGACGAGGAGGCCGAGGCGCCCGCGCCGGCCCGCCGCGGCCGTCCGCGCAAGACCGCGGCCGCGAGTGAACCGCCGAAACGCCGTGGCCGCCCACGCAAGACCGCGGCGTCGGGTGAAGACACTGCACCGGCACGCCGTGGCCGTCCACGCAAGACCGCGGCCACCAAGTCCGCCGCCTCGAGGCGAGGAGCCCGCCGATGA
- a CDS encoding GvpL/GvpF family gas vesicle protein: MTASDDGGWPCGITSDSVDDARPAGVTGLAGEPVRTDELADELADESASAVAALDTKHESVTLEMTGPWPPYSFAGIDRTNP; this comes from the coding sequence ATGACCGCGAGTGACGACGGGGGGTGGCCGTGCGGCATCACCTCCGACAGCGTCGACGATGCCCGACCGGCCGGGGTGACCGGACTGGCCGGCGAACCGGTCCGCACCGACGAACTTGCCGACGAACTTGCCGACGAATCCGCCTCGGCCGTCGCGGCACTCGACACCAAACATGAGAGTGTGACTCTGGAGATGACCGGACCGTGGCCCCCGTACTCCTTCGCGGGGATCGATCGGACGAATCCATGA
- a CDS encoding DUF4190 domain-containing protein, giving the protein MSKPLTGPGRDGDPRRMEPGVDNRPVDDRPVDDRPVAVAVEERVVTKPARTSAAAAFALAFRVAAFVCVLIVILSPVGLVLGIIGLILGVIGLRAARRVGITGKGVAIAGLVLSGLAIVISIAFAAGVVTVLNNDSAVDRIEQEVDKMRDTVPDNVEVPQP; this is encoded by the coding sequence ATGAGCAAACCACTGACCGGCCCGGGACGCGACGGCGACCCGCGGCGCATGGAACCCGGAGTCGATAACCGCCCTGTCGACGACCGCCCTGTCGACGACCGCCCCGTCGCCGTCGCCGTCGAGGAGCGGGTGGTGACCAAGCCGGCGCGCACCAGCGCGGCCGCGGCATTCGCGCTCGCATTCAGGGTGGCCGCGTTCGTGTGTGTGTTGATCGTGATCCTGTCCCCGGTCGGGCTGGTGCTGGGCATCATCGGGTTGATCCTCGGGGTGATCGGCCTGCGGGCGGCCCGCCGGGTGGGGATCACCGGCAAGGGTGTGGCGATCGCCGGCCTGGTATTGAGCGGGCTGGCGATCGTCATCTCGATTGCCTTCGCCGCCGGGGTGGTCACCGTCCTCAACAACGACAGCGCCGTCGATCGGATCGAACAGGAAGTGGACAAGATGCGCGACACAGTCCCCGACAACGTCGAGGTCCCGCAGCCCTGA
- a CDS encoding gas vesicle protein, with the protein MVPAVPADDTRRIALVDLLDRVLGGGVVITGEITLSLADVDMVRISLRTLIASVSALEPAPKGPDTTDD; encoded by the coding sequence ATGGTCCCCGCGGTCCCCGCGGACGACACTCGCCGCATCGCCCTCGTCGACCTGCTCGACCGGGTGCTCGGTGGCGGCGTCGTCATCACCGGCGAGATCACGCTGTCGCTGGCCGACGTGGACATGGTGCGGATCTCGCTGCGCACCCTCATCGCCTCGGTCAGCGCCCTGGAGCCGGCTCCGAAGGGGCCGGATACCACCGATGACTGA
- a CDS encoding GvpL/GvpF family gas vesicle protein: MSTSKQADASDQAADASEEPRTTGVYVYGIVPADVETEDDAVGVDDSRVSTIKHGDIAALVSEISVDRPIGKPADLQAHAHLLDGVARVAPVLPLRFGAVLTDTDAVKDELLTAHADEFAAAMEELEGKAQYVVKGRYVEHAILWEVIGENERASALRDTIRDQPEAATRDARMALGEIVANAIVAKREEDTATVVEALDSLADSVNVREPTHEEDAAQVAVLVEVARQDELEQAVGALAEQWDGRVEMRLLGPLAAYDFVLSPTPEG, encoded by the coding sequence ATGTCCACGTCGAAGCAGGCCGATGCGTCGGATCAGGCTGCCGATGCGTCCGAAGAGCCGCGTACCACCGGCGTCTACGTCTACGGCATCGTGCCCGCGGATGTGGAGACCGAAGACGACGCGGTCGGCGTCGACGACTCGCGGGTGAGCACCATCAAACACGGCGACATCGCGGCGCTGGTCAGTGAAATTTCGGTGGACCGGCCGATCGGTAAACCCGCGGACCTCCAGGCCCACGCCCACCTGCTGGACGGTGTTGCGCGGGTGGCACCGGTACTGCCGCTGCGGTTCGGGGCGGTCCTGACCGACACCGACGCGGTGAAGGACGAACTGCTCACCGCGCACGCCGACGAGTTCGCCGCCGCCATGGAGGAACTCGAGGGTAAGGCCCAATACGTGGTGAAGGGCCGCTACGTCGAACACGCAATCCTGTGGGAGGTGATCGGCGAGAACGAGCGGGCCAGCGCCCTGCGCGACACGATCCGGGACCAGCCGGAGGCCGCCACCCGCGACGCCCGGATGGCCCTCGGCGAGATCGTGGCCAACGCCATCGTCGCGAAGCGGGAGGAAGATACGGCCACGGTGGTCGAGGCCCTCGACTCGCTGGCCGACTCGGTCAACGTCCGCGAACCCACCCACGAGGAGGATGCCGCCCAGGTGGCGGTCCTGGTCGAGGTTGCCCGGCAGGACGAGCTCGAGCAGGCGGTGGGAGCGTTGGCGGAGCAGTGGGACGGCCGGGTCGAGATGCGGCTGCTCGGACCGCTCGCCGCCTACGACTTCGTGCTGTCCCCGACGCCGGAGGGCTGA
- a CDS encoding TetR/AcrR family transcriptional regulator: MIVIQQRARVTRNSVLQRAAEEFDRNGYVNTTLEIITGHSGVGKGAVYHHFTSKPALADAVISEGMNRMGHLRSRLIRRHPRAVEALIELSYTLADAGRREAMVRAAFRLVREIGDSSGHLRTTTIHTWTEAFRGLVERAIAREISGRASIRRRSPRYSSQLPTVPSCTPPGPASPTRGPARGG; the protein is encoded by the coding sequence GTGATCGTCATTCAACAACGGGCTCGCGTGACCCGGAATAGCGTATTGCAGCGTGCGGCCGAAGAATTCGACCGAAACGGGTATGTAAACACGACTTTGGAGATCATCACCGGGCACTCGGGCGTCGGCAAGGGCGCGGTGTACCACCATTTCACGTCGAAACCGGCCCTCGCCGACGCGGTCATCTCCGAGGGGATGAACCGCATGGGCCATCTTCGCTCGCGGCTGATACGCCGCCATCCCCGTGCCGTCGAAGCGCTCATCGAGCTCTCCTACACCCTGGCGGATGCGGGTCGAAGGGAGGCGATGGTGCGGGCCGCGTTCCGGTTGGTCCGCGAGATCGGCGACAGCAGCGGCCATCTTCGTACCACGACCATCCACACTTGGACCGAAGCGTTTCGGGGCCTGGTGGAGCGGGCCATCGCGAGGGAGATTTCCGGGCGGGCCTCGATCCGCAGGAGGTCGCCGAGGTACTCATCGCAGTTGCCTACGGTGCCCAGCTGCACGCCACCGGGACCGGCATCCCCGACGCGGGGGCCCGCCAGGGGTGGATGA
- a CDS encoding RraA family protein: MADTDLTDSRARMTGTVPPSKILTTEIPRYVEDYSTRLLSIPDVASAVADALDELGIGAAITATDLPPVAADARMCGPAVTLRYVPLGGDVTGNRETGRGTTFGDRDLYGLGRPGDVAVMDCSGSRSGAVMGALSARWAVKAEIAGCVVDGAIRDTASILASGLPVWSATRNPAAARYRYETVQMNGQVSLFGHLVHPGDYIVADIDGVCVIPFFDVPRVVEHCENAHRTEVAFIDRIDAAATLEELVAGLTPGTAPA; the protein is encoded by the coding sequence GTGGCTGACACCGACCTCACCGACAGCCGAGCGCGCATGACCGGCACCGTTCCGCCGTCGAAGATCCTCACCACCGAGATCCCGCGCTACGTCGAAGACTATTCGACCCGGTTGCTGTCGATACCGGACGTCGCGTCCGCCGTCGCCGACGCCCTCGACGAACTCGGCATCGGCGCAGCGATCACCGCGACAGACCTGCCACCGGTGGCGGCCGACGCGCGGATGTGCGGCCCCGCGGTGACCTTGCGATATGTCCCTCTCGGAGGGGACGTGACCGGCAACCGCGAAACCGGGCGCGGCACCACCTTCGGTGACCGCGACCTCTACGGCCTGGGCCGCCCCGGCGACGTCGCTGTCATGGACTGTTCGGGATCGCGGTCCGGCGCGGTGATGGGTGCCCTGTCCGCCCGCTGGGCCGTGAAAGCGGAGATCGCCGGATGCGTCGTCGACGGCGCGATCCGTGACACGGCCTCCATCCTCGCCAGTGGTCTGCCGGTATGGAGTGCCACCCGGAATCCCGCCGCCGCCCGCTACCGCTACGAGACCGTGCAGATGAACGGCCAGGTCTCCCTGTTCGGGCATTTGGTCCACCCCGGCGACTACATCGTCGCCGACATCGACGGGGTCTGCGTGATCCCGTTCTTCGACGTCCCACGCGTCGTCGAGCACTGCGAGAACGCTCACCGCACCGAAGTCGCCTTCATCGACCGCATCGACGCGGCGGCGACTCTGGAAGAACTCGTCGCCGGGCTGACTCCGGGCACTGCCCCCGCCTGA
- the gvpJ gene encoding gas vesicle protein GvpJ, whose amino-acid sequence MTTGGPSSSSLADVIDTILDKGLVIDAYVRVSLVGIELLTIDARIVVASVDTYLRFAEAVNRLEIGSEPKGLTDVVSDIKGSGSTKSKTKGVLEGVGETLSELLSGSGSEREPERRRRRK is encoded by the coding sequence ATGACCACAGGCGGACCGAGCTCGAGCAGCCTGGCCGACGTCATCGACACCATCCTGGACAAGGGCCTGGTCATCGACGCGTACGTGCGGGTCTCGCTGGTCGGGATCGAACTGTTGACGATCGACGCCCGCATCGTCGTGGCCAGTGTCGACACGTACCTGCGTTTCGCGGAGGCGGTGAACCGGCTCGAGATCGGCAGCGAACCCAAGGGCCTGACCGACGTCGTCTCCGACATCAAGGGCAGCGGCAGCACGAAGTCCAAGACCAAAGGTGTCCTCGAGGGCGTCGGGGAAACGCTCAGTGAGCTGCTCAGCGGATCTGGAAGCGAACGCGAACCCGAACGCCGCCGGAGGCGGAAGTGA
- a CDS encoding PAS domain-containing protein gives MDERRRPDPDTALGYLERLPALVLLERLPVPVLAVQHDGVVVYSNRAFERMLDYPPNEVDSQLIGDLMQTASPGPSAVAELRESAGKLVALTHRDGSTVRAFVSESVLERHDDPVTLVCFHDVTELLWDGAPAKDFG, from the coding sequence ATGGACGAGAGACGACGCCCGGACCCGGACACCGCGCTGGGTTACCTCGAGCGGTTACCCGCTCTCGTGTTGCTCGAGCGGTTGCCGGTGCCCGTCCTCGCGGTGCAACACGACGGTGTCGTCGTGTACTCGAACCGGGCGTTCGAGCGGATGCTCGACTATCCACCGAACGAGGTCGATAGCCAGTTGATCGGTGATCTGATGCAGACGGCGTCCCCGGGCCCGTCGGCCGTGGCCGAGCTACGGGAGAGCGCCGGGAAACTCGTCGCGTTGACGCATCGAGACGGCTCGACCGTTCGCGCATTCGTCAGCGAGTCGGTGCTCGAGCGTCACGACGACCCCGTCACGCTCGTCTGCTTCCACGACGTCACCGAATTGCTGTGGGATGGTGCTCCCGCAAAGGATTTCGGTTGA
- a CDS encoding DUF6131 family protein encodes MIILGLILLVIGFVAHISILWTIGIILLVIGVILALLGGTGRAVGGRRHWF; translated from the coding sequence GTGATCATTCTCGGACTGATTCTGCTCGTGATCGGATTCGTGGCGCATATCTCGATCCTGTGGACCATTGGCATCATCCTGTTGGTCATCGGGGTCATCCTCGCGCTGCTCGGGGGCACCGGCCGCGCCGTCGGCGGCCGCCGTCACTGGTTCTAA
- the gvpO gene encoding gas vesicle protein GvpO, translating to MAQEQPPTLPAQDIAELAVRDITQLTGKKPLGATSVMPTDDGWTVEVEVVEDRRIPSSTDLLALYEVVLDMDGELLSYRRTRRYSRGAVDQS from the coding sequence ATGGCGCAGGAGCAGCCACCGACACTGCCGGCGCAGGACATCGCCGAGCTTGCGGTGCGGGACATCACCCAGCTGACGGGCAAGAAGCCGCTCGGTGCGACGTCGGTGATGCCGACCGACGACGGGTGGACCGTGGAAGTGGAAGTGGTCGAGGATCGGCGCATCCCGTCCTCGACCGACCTGCTCGCCCTGTACGAAGTGGTGTTGGATATGGACGGAGAGTTGTTGTCCTACCGCAGAACCCGCCGCTACAGCCGCGGTGCCGTTGACCAGTCATGA
- a CDS encoding indolepyruvate ferredoxin oxidoreductase family protein, giving the protein MSSTMQTRPSTFSLDDRYVLEEGSVYLTGIQALVRVLRDRAILDRRRGHRTSSFVSGYEGSPLAGYDLEIARKRKLLDEFDLVHRPGVNEELAATAVLGTQMAPQIGHLRSDGVTGYWYGKSPGLDRASDAIRHANLVGTDPHGGAVALVGDDPGGKSSSLACASEVAMADLLIPTLYPADSQEVLDYGLHAPFLSRFTGLWSGLKIVTAVADGASSAAVHPDRIDPSFGDIGPSTYTPNANLVGPNLLTLERSQMMDRLPRALDYARINKLNDIAQSGPDDRIGIVTSGKTYLDLREALSLFGLGPADLRRYGIRILKLGMIYPVDPEIVHRFAAGLGEIIVLEEKRAFLETAVRDILYRRANAPVVIGKTDPNGKSLVNIFGELDADLIANALSRRLGDEYGIEPVQQWKQRPRTSKIALPLLSRTPYFCSGCPHNSSTKVAPDTLIGGGIGCHAMVMMMDDKQVGDVIGLTQMGGEGAQWIGMAPFLEENHLVQNIGDGTFMHSGSLALRAAVASGENVTYKLLYNATVAMTGGQDPVGAMPLDRITRLLLAEGVKKVVVTTEDPKRISALKLPKGVEIRDRDDLVDVQTELAAIPGVTVLVHDQECAAEKRRKRKRGTLPTPTTRVMINERICEGCGDCGEKSNCLSVHPTDTEFGRKTTIHQSSCNLDYSCLKGDCPSFVTITPGPREQRTPVPAIAADLIADPDVPAIDDQFGMRIMGVGGTGVITVAQILATAAVIDGKFVRSLDQTGLAQKGGAVVSDLKISAEPREGASKIGQGRCGLYLGCDSLVATDPNNLKVANSSDTVAVVSTTEIPTGQMIVDTAVHFPELSTIRSAIDGATSRAIYLDPALLSRELFDDEQYTNMLLIGAAFQTGVLPITAAAIEQAITLNGVSIEANLQAFRRGRQAIADPDALTAAIDGNRRAVFEPAAPSPQTLALAGTVRAATDSELARIVELRTAELIDYQDTDYARDYAEFVESVRRQEATLAGHSAVLAEAVAKNLFKLMAYKDEYEVARLALDPAFDTAIKDTFGKSAKHSVRLHPPMLRAMGMKNKLSLGSWINPGFRTLHRMRKIRGTKLDVFGYHHIRKMERELITEYRETIEQLLHLLNPHSLTAAVEIAELPDLIRGYEQIKVANVATYHQELHKLLQAYPLTARAEKQAV; this is encoded by the coding sequence TTGTCCTCCACCATGCAGACCCGCCCGTCCACGTTCTCGCTCGACGACCGCTACGTCCTCGAAGAAGGCTCGGTCTACCTGACCGGCATCCAGGCATTGGTACGCGTGCTACGGGACAGGGCCATCCTCGACCGGCGGCGCGGCCACCGCACCTCGTCCTTCGTCTCCGGCTACGAAGGATCACCGCTGGCCGGGTACGACCTCGAAATCGCCCGCAAACGCAAGCTTCTCGACGAGTTCGACCTCGTGCACCGTCCCGGTGTCAACGAAGAACTGGCCGCCACCGCCGTGCTCGGCACTCAGATGGCGCCGCAGATCGGACATCTGCGTTCGGACGGGGTCACCGGGTACTGGTACGGCAAGTCCCCCGGACTCGACCGCGCCTCCGATGCCATCCGGCACGCGAACCTCGTCGGAACCGATCCGCACGGCGGCGCCGTCGCCCTCGTCGGCGACGACCCGGGCGGGAAGTCCTCGAGCCTGGCGTGCGCGTCCGAGGTCGCCATGGCGGATCTGCTCATCCCCACCCTCTACCCGGCCGATTCCCAGGAGGTGCTCGACTACGGGCTGCATGCACCGTTCCTGTCCCGGTTCACCGGCCTGTGGTCGGGACTGAAAATCGTCACCGCCGTCGCCGACGGCGCGAGCTCCGCCGCCGTGCACCCCGACCGGATCGACCCGAGCTTCGGTGATATCGGACCGAGCACATACACCCCGAACGCCAACCTCGTCGGCCCCAACCTGCTCACCCTCGAACGCAGCCAGATGATGGACCGACTGCCCCGCGCGCTCGACTACGCTCGCATCAACAAACTGAACGACATCGCGCAATCCGGGCCCGACGACCGGATCGGCATCGTCACCTCCGGGAAGACGTATCTCGATCTGCGCGAGGCACTCTCACTGTTCGGTCTCGGACCTGCAGACCTGCGCCGGTACGGGATCCGCATCCTCAAGCTCGGCATGATCTACCCCGTCGACCCCGAGATCGTGCACCGGTTCGCTGCGGGGCTCGGCGAGATCATCGTCCTCGAGGAGAAGCGGGCGTTCCTCGAGACCGCGGTCCGCGACATCCTCTACCGGCGCGCCAACGCCCCGGTGGTCATCGGTAAGACCGACCCGAACGGCAAATCCCTGGTCAACATCTTCGGAGAGCTCGACGCCGACCTGATCGCCAACGCCCTCAGCCGCCGACTGGGCGACGAATACGGCATCGAACCGGTCCAGCAGTGGAAGCAGCGCCCCCGGACCTCGAAGATCGCACTGCCGCTGCTCAGCCGCACCCCCTACTTCTGCTCCGGCTGCCCACACAACTCCTCGACCAAAGTGGCACCCGACACGCTGATCGGCGGCGGAATCGGCTGCCACGCCATGGTGATGATGATGGACGACAAGCAGGTCGGCGACGTCATCGGGCTGACCCAGATGGGCGGCGAAGGCGCCCAATGGATCGGCATGGCCCCGTTCCTCGAGGAAAACCACCTCGTCCAGAACATCGGCGACGGCACGTTCATGCACTCGGGCAGCCTGGCGCTGCGCGCCGCCGTCGCCTCCGGAGAGAACGTCACCTACAAGCTGCTCTACAACGCCACCGTCGCCATGACCGGCGGACAGGACCCGGTCGGCGCCATGCCGCTGGACCGGATCACCCGGCTGCTCCTGGCCGAAGGCGTGAAGAAGGTCGTGGTCACCACCGAAGACCCCAAGCGCATCAGCGCACTGAAACTCCCCAAGGGCGTCGAGATCCGGGACCGGGACGACCTCGTCGACGTCCAGACGGAACTGGCGGCCATCCCCGGGGTCACCGTCCTGGTGCACGACCAGGAATGTGCCGCCGAGAAGCGCCGCAAGCGCAAGCGCGGCACACTGCCCACCCCGACCACCCGGGTGATGATCAACGAACGCATCTGCGAAGGCTGCGGCGACTGCGGGGAGAAGTCCAACTGCCTGTCGGTGCACCCCACCGACACCGAATTCGGCCGCAAGACCACGATCCACCAATCCTCCTGCAACCTCGACTACTCCTGCTTGAAAGGGGACTGCCCGTCCTTCGTGACCATCACCCCCGGCCCGAGGGAACAGCGCACCCCCGTCCCGGCCATCGCCGCCGACCTGATCGCCGACCCGGACGTGCCGGCGATCGACGACCAGTTCGGGATGCGGATCATGGGCGTCGGCGGCACCGGTGTCATCACCGTCGCGCAGATCCTGGCCACCGCCGCCGTGATCGACGGCAAGTTCGTCCGCAGCCTCGACCAGACCGGCCTGGCCCAAAAGGGCGGGGCCGTGGTGTCGGACCTGAAGATCAGCGCCGAACCACGCGAGGGCGCCTCGAAGATCGGCCAGGGACGCTGCGGCCTCTACCTCGGCTGCGACTCCCTCGTCGCCACCGACCCCAACAACTTGAAGGTGGCCAACAGCTCCGACACCGTCGCCGTCGTCTCCACCACCGAAATCCCCACCGGTCAGATGATCGTCGACACCGCAGTGCACTTCCCGGAACTGAGCACCATTCGCAGCGCCATCGACGGTGCCACCTCCCGCGCGATCTACCTCGACCCGGCCCTGCTCTCGCGTGAGCTGTTCGACGACGAGCAGTACACGAACATGCTCCTGATCGGAGCCGCCTTCCAGACCGGTGTCCTCCCCATCACCGCGGCCGCGATCGAGCAGGCAATCACCCTCAACGGTGTCTCGATCGAGGCGAATCTGCAGGCATTCCGCCGCGGCCGCCAGGCCATCGCGGACCCCGACGCCCTCACCGCCGCCATCGACGGCAACCGGCGGGCAGTGTTCGAACCGGCCGCTCCGTCCCCCCAGACCCTCGCCCTCGCCGGCACGGTCCGGGCCGCAACCGATTCCGAACTCGCCCGCATCGTCGAGCTACGCACCGCCGAACTCATCGACTACCAGGACACCGACTACGCCCGCGACTACGCCGAGTTCGTGGAATCGGTACGCCGGCAGGAGGCTACGCTGGCCGGACACTCCGCCGTGCTGGCCGAGGCAGTCGCGAAGAACCTGTTCAAACTCATGGCCTACAAGGACGAGTACGAAGTCGCACGTCTCGCCCTCGATCCTGCCTTCGACACCGCGATCAAGGACACCTTCGGCAAGAGCGCGAAACACTCAGTGCGCCTGCATCCCCCGATGCTGCGCGCAATGGGGATGAAGAACAAACTCTCACTCGGATCCTGGATCAACCCCGGATTCCGGACCCTGCACCGGATGCGCAAGATCCGCGGCACCAAGCTCGATGTGTTCGGCTACCATCACATCCGGAAGATGGAACGCGAGCTGATCACCGAATACCGCGAAACCATCGAGCAACTCCTGCACCTGCTCAACCCGCACAGCCTCACCGCGGCGGTGGAGATCGCCGAACTGCCCGACCTCATCCGCGGATACGAACAGATCAAGGTCGCCAACGTGGCGACATACCACCAGGAACTGCACAAGCTCCTCCAGGCGTACCCGCTGACCGCCCGAGCCGAAAAGCAGGCCGTGTAG
- a CDS encoding gas vesicle protein: MTLSGANSGRLPQSPTGGMGGGHQSTNLGEILERVLDKGLVIAGDIQVNLLDIELLTIKVRLVIASLETAKEVGINWWENDPWLTGKSSDLELENRQLKERIAALESDRTVRPEVESGSPIEVEGRRRDDDDRE; the protein is encoded by the coding sequence ATGACCCTGTCCGGCGCGAACTCCGGGCGCCTTCCGCAGAGCCCCACCGGCGGGATGGGTGGCGGGCACCAGTCGACGAATCTCGGGGAAATCCTCGAGCGGGTACTCGACAAGGGCCTGGTGATCGCCGGGGACATTCAGGTCAACCTCCTCGACATCGAACTGCTGACGATCAAGGTGCGGTTGGTCATCGCGTCGCTGGAGACGGCGAAGGAGGTCGGGATCAACTGGTGGGAGAACGATCCCTGGCTGACCGGCAAGAGCAGCGACCTCGAACTCGAGAACCGACAACTCAAGGAGCGCATTGCCGCACTCGAGTCCGACCGGACGGTGCGTCCCGAGGTGGAGTCGGGTAGTCCGATCGAGGTGGAGGGCAGGCGGCGAGACGACGATGACCGCGAGTGA
- the gvpJ gene encoding gas vesicle protein GvpJ, translated as MTTGGPSSSSLADVIDTILDKGLVIDAYVRVSLVGIELLTIDARIVVASVDTYLRFAEAVNRLEIGSEPKGLSDLVGGATEGGAKSKTKGALEAAGDKLGDLLGGGEEEPERERVSRKSSRGDK; from the coding sequence ATGACCACCGGTGGGCCCAGCTCGAGCAGCCTCGCCGACGTCATCGACACCATCCTGGACAAGGGTCTGGTCATCGACGCGTACGTGCGGGTCTCGCTGGTCGGGATCGAACTGTTGACGATCGACGCCCGCATCGTCGTGGCCAGTGTCGACACGTATCTGCGGTTCGCGGAGGCGGTGAACCGGCTCGAGATCGGCAGCGAACCCAAGGGCCTGTCCGACCTGGTGGGCGGCGCCACTGAGGGCGGTGCCAAGTCGAAGACCAAGGGCGCGCTCGAGGCTGCCGGTGACAAACTCGGTGACCTCCTCGGCGGCGGAGAAGAGGAGCCCGAGCGCGAGCGGGTGTCACGTAAATCCAGCAGAGGGGACAAGTGA
- a CDS encoding gas vesicle protein GvpG, producing the protein MGLLSFIVTLPLAPVRGVISLAELIQRQVEEELHDPASARRALEELDEARERGEISAEEEEQAQQAILDRMTGTAQPTTPERE; encoded by the coding sequence ATGGGACTGCTCTCGTTCATCGTCACCCTGCCGCTCGCGCCGGTGCGTGGGGTGATCTCGCTGGCCGAGTTGATTCAGCGGCAGGTCGAGGAGGAACTGCACGATCCCGCCAGCGCCCGCCGCGCGCTCGAGGAGTTGGACGAGGCCCGCGAGCGGGGTGAGATCTCCGCCGAGGAGGAAGAGCAGGCGCAGCAGGCCATCCTCGACCGAATGACCGGAACGGCTCAGCCCACCACTCCGGAGAGGGAGTGA